CGCAACTCCACCCGCGTACCCCGTGGCTGTGCGTGAAGGGTCAGATTGCCACTCAGGCGCTGGGCACGTTCGGCCATAATGGTCAGGCCGTAATGGCCCGGCGGTTCATCCGTGCTGTTCATCCCCACGCCGTCATCTGTAATGGTCAGTAAGTGCTCACCCTGTTCACTGTGCTGATAGTCCACGCGGATAACCTGCGCGCTGGCGTGACGAATCGCATTCAGCAGCGCTTCACGGGCGATCTGCAACACGTGCACCTGCTGTTGCGCCTCCAGACTCTGCAGACCGGTCTGATAACTGAACTGGATCTCTGCGCCGCTCTTTTCCTGCAGCGAGGCGATCATCGCCTGCATCGCCGCCACCAGATCCGCCTTCTCGATGGTCAGACGGAAGGTGGTCAGCAGCTCGCGCAGCTGTCGATAGGCATCAGCCAGCGCCTGATCGAAGTCAGCGATAATGGTGTGGGCGGCGCTGTCCTCTTTATCGACGGTTCGGCGCAACAGGGTCAGCTGTATGCGTAAAAAGGAGAGCGACTGCGCCAGCGAGTCATGCAATTCCCGCGCAATGGTGGCGCGCTCTTCAATGACCAGCATCTGTTGATACTGCTGCTGCACCTGCCAGATCCAGATCGCGCGTCCCAGCATCGCCGCCAGGCTGCGCATCATCTCCTCTGGCGGAGAGGCGCCCGTTTTCAGCCAGCGCAGTTCGCCAATCTGCTGTTCATCCTGCTGTAACGGCTGGCGTTGCCACTCACCGGCCGCCTTATCATCACCGGCGCGGAAGCGGAACTGGTCGCTGTCGAGCTGGATCGCCGTCAGCTTTTCGCGCGTCAGTACATTGGTCAGCACCGCTTCAAACAGGGCAGGATGCAGCGGGCTGGCGGTCAGCATCTGTGAGCTGTCATAGAGCAGCGACAGTGTGCGATTTGCCTGGGTTAAATCTTCTGTTTTCTCGCGAACCGTGCTTTCCAGCAGCTGATAGTGGGAATGCAGACGGGCCGCCATGCCGCTAAAGGCGTGCGACAGCACCTGCAGCTCATTCTGCTGCTCCACGTGCAGCGGCGGAAACGCAAAATTGCCATTCTCGACGTAGCGGCTGGCTGTGACCAGCGCATTCAGGGGCCGCACGACCTTCAGTCGGGTAAAGCGAATTGTCATCAGGGCCAGCGCCACAATCGCAATGACACCCACCAGGCTGCTGGCGGCGACCAGATGCATTTTCAGTTCGGTATAGCGTTGCAGGCCCAGCACAAAGCGATCGATTTCACCGACGTAAATCGGCACCTGCTGCTGATATGCCAGAGTATCGCCCTGTTGCAACTGCTGCTGCAGGCCAGGCCAGGCGGCGCGCAGACGCTGGTAGCGAACGCTTACTTCACGCGGTACCCAGGGATGATCCAGCTTCTGCAGCACCGGGGCATCCAGCGTTTGCTGATAGACCGCGAAATGATGCGCCAGGTTTTGCGGCTGACGGCTGGCATCCCAGGCCATGCGATAGCTCTGCATGCGCAGTGAACCCGCCAGGTTGATCGCCTCGGCGTCGCGCTGACTGCTGAGGAGCGTGACTAAGGCCAGGCCGGTCGTAAGGAGCGACAGCAGGACAATGGCGCTGAGCGCCTGAGCGATGCTTTGAGTAACGGAACGTTTTACGATCACATGAATGGCCCTGTTCAGAGTGCGGGAATTATAAGCGTGGCGTTACGTTACGCAAATGATCCATCTCCTGTTTATCGCACAGGACGTAACACATCGCACACAAAATGACCGCGACTGACAGTTCCCAGGATGCGCTACGGTTTTACGGGTAAAAAGGGGACAGTTTTACATCGTCCCGATGTTGCTTTTCATTGCAGCGTTAATAATCCATCCATTCATCAGTTCAACCCCTCTCAGATTAAGGAGCATCCAATGAAAAAGCTGAATGCTGTACTGGCGGGTGCATTACTGGCTACCGCCTCCTTTGCCACTTTCGCCGCTGCGCCGGTCGATCAGTCGCAGGCGCAGGGTATGCAGAGCATCGGCAGCGTGTCGGTCTCCGGCGTTCGCGGCTCACTGGACGATGCCAATCGCCAGCTGTCGCAAAAAGCGGAAGAGATGGGCGCCAGCCATTACCGTGTTATCGGTGTCGATAACCCAGGCGATTCCAGCCTGTGGAGCGGCACCGCAGAGATTTATCGCTAGCCCAACCCTCCTGTTTCTATCCCTGTAGCTTTTACCGGCCTGAAAATGGCCGGTTTTTTTGTTTTTGTGCATCAGGATGGATTCTTACAAATCAGCCTGTGCATCTGCCCGGTATATTTTGCTTCGTTCTTGCAGAACGGGTAGGATTCATCGCCGTAAATTCCCGCGTTGCCCGGCACTCACTCACGGGCAAAGGCACAGAGGAAAATCCCCCATTTTGCAGGACGTTACGTCCGCACTGGGGAGACGACGACTGATGGTCCGGACAAACAGGAATGCTATGAAATCTAAAAAGAAAACCCCAAGTGAGATGCGTGCTGCAAAACGTCGCTGGCTGAACTCTCACGATGCTGGTTACCAGAAAGCGATGGGTAACCGTCATGTACAGATGATTGCGATCGGCGGTGCTATCGGCACCGGTTTGTTCCTGGGTGCAGGTGGCCGTCTTCAGGCTGCTGGCCCTGCCTTAGCCATCATCTATCTGGTGTGTGGCATCTTCTCCTTCTTCATTCTGCGTGCACTGGGCGAACTGGTTTTACACCGTCCC
This genomic window from Pantoea sp. Lij88 contains:
- the narQ gene encoding nitrate/nitrite two-component system sensor histidine kinase NarQ encodes the protein MIVKRSVTQSIAQALSAIVLLSLLTTGLALVTLLSSQRDAEAINLAGSLRMQSYRMAWDASRQPQNLAHHFAVYQQTLDAPVLQKLDHPWVPREVSVRYQRLRAAWPGLQQQLQQGDTLAYQQQVPIYVGEIDRFVLGLQRYTELKMHLVAASSLVGVIAIVALALMTIRFTRLKVVRPLNALVTASRYVENGNFAFPPLHVEQQNELQVLSHAFSGMAARLHSHYQLLESTVREKTEDLTQANRTLSLLYDSSQMLTASPLHPALFEAVLTNVLTREKLTAIQLDSDQFRFRAGDDKAAGEWQRQPLQQDEQQIGELRWLKTGASPPEEMMRSLAAMLGRAIWIWQVQQQYQQMLVIEERATIARELHDSLAQSLSFLRIQLTLLRRTVDKEDSAAHTIIADFDQALADAYRQLRELLTTFRLTIEKADLVAAMQAMIASLQEKSGAEIQFSYQTGLQSLEAQQQVHVLQIAREALLNAIRHASAQVIRVDYQHSEQGEHLLTITDDGVGMNSTDEPPGHYGLTIMAERAQRLSGNLTLHAQPRGTRVELRFPPQPARQLA
- a CDS encoding DUF1471 domain-containing protein; amino-acid sequence: MKKLNAVLAGALLATASFATFAAAPVDQSQAQGMQSIGSVSVSGVRGSLDDANRQLSQKAEEMGASHYRVIGVDNPGDSSLWSGTAEIYR